In Anomalospiza imberbis isolate Cuckoo-Finch-1a 21T00152 chromosome 19, ASM3175350v1, whole genome shotgun sequence, a genomic segment contains:
- the ARHGAP44 gene encoding rho GTPase-activating protein 44 encodes MKKQFNRMRQLANQTVGRAEKTEVLSEDLLQVEKRLELVKQVSHSTHKKLTACLQGQQGLDADKRSKKLPLTTLAQCLMEGSAVLGDDSLLGKMLRLCGEAEDKLAQELIHFELQVERDVIEPLFVLAEVEIPNIQKQRKHLAKLVLDMDSSRTRWQQSVKSSGLASNLQPSGAKADALREEMEEAANRVEICRDQLSADMYNFMAKEVDYANYFQKLIEVQAEYHRKSLALLQNFLPQIKAQQEAWMEKPSFGKPLEEHLAVSGREIAFPVEACVTMLLECGMQEEGLFRVAPSASKLKKLKAALDCCVVDVQEYSADPHAIAGALKSYLRELPEPLMTFELYEEWIQASNIPEQEKRLQALWNACEKLPKANYNNIRYVIKFLAKLTEYQDMNKMTPSNVAIVLGPNLLWPQAEGNMTEMMTTLSLQIVGIIEPLIQHADWFFPGDIEFNVTGNYGSPLHVNHNANYSSMPSPDMEHGERRQHEQARRPLSVATDNMMLEFCKKDGLRKIQSMGVRVMDTSWVTRRGTSAGRKATSAPPAAQPPAPPAELPPTPHSPIPEQSPEISATPSPPPTSFGFPPAAERTSTFKPPELCPGPPPAPAPAAEQSPHSLRKGAKKLAPIPPREAAGGQPSPASLSPTPPSTPSPYGPPGAPPGASPAAGPPPLLPSPAAAAPRARAAPKARPRPALPPPPQPPPAAPAPPQPPEPPRLDTAGPGDGALTGLLRFEVPSLHVSPDAALCRDPPEAAQRLSGPSLTQRQEEEEEESESTAL; translated from the exons AGCCGAGAAGACCGAGGTGCTGAGTGAAGATCTGCTGCAG GTGGAGAAGCGGCTGGAGCTGGTGAAGCAGGtgtcccacagcacccacaAGAAGCTGACAGCCTgtctgcagggccagcagggccTGGACGCCGACAAGCGCTCG AAGAAGCTGCCACTGACGACGCTGGCGCAGTGTCTGATGGAGGGATCGGCCGTGCTGGGGGACGACTCCCTGCTGGG gaagaTGCTGCGGCTGTGCGGGGAGGCTGAGGACAAGCTGGCGCAGGAGCTCATCCACTTCGAGCTGCAGGTGGAGAGGGACGTCATCGAGCCGCTCTTCGTGCTGGCTGAG GTGGAAATCCCAAATATCCAAAAGCAAAGGAAGCACTTGGCAAAGCTCGTGCTGGACATGGACTCCTCCAGGACGAG GTGGCAGCAGTCTGTGAAGTCCTCGGGTCTGGCCAGCAACCTGCAGCCCTCGGGGGCCAAAGCCGACGCTCtcagggaggagatggaggaggCAGCCAACAGAGTGGAGATCTGCCGG GACCAGCTCTCGGCTGACATGTACAATTTCATGGCCAAAGAAGTCGACTATGCAAACTATTTTCAAA AGCTGATCGAGGTGCAGGCCGAGTACCACCGCAAATCCCTGGCGCTCCTGCAGAACTTCCTGCCACAGATCAAAGCCCAGCAGG AGGCGTGGATGGAGAAGCCCTCCTTTGGGAAGCCCCTGGAGGAGCACCTGGCTGTCAGCGGGCGGGAGATCGCCTTCCCTGTGGAGGCTTGTGTGACCATGCTGCTGGAAT gtgggatgcaggaggag GGTCTCTTCCGAGTGGCTCCCTCGGCCTCCAAGCTGAAGAAGCTCAAGGCTGCCCTGGACTGCTGTGTGGTGGACGTGCAGGAGTACTCAGCTGACCCCCATGCCATCGCAG GAGCCCTCAAGTCCTACCTGCGGGAGCTGCCTGAGCCCCTGATGACGTTCGAGCTGTACGAGGAGTGGATCCAGGCCTCCAA CATCCCGGAGCAGGAGAAACGTCTGCAGGCTCTCTGGAACGCCTGCGAGAAGCTGCCCAAAGCCAACTACAACAACATCAG GTACGTGATTAAATTCCTGGCCAAGCTGACTGAGTACCAGGACATGAACAAAATGACCCCGAGCAACGTGGCCATCGTGCTGGGACCCAACCTGCTGTGGCCACAGGCCGAGGG GAACATGACGGAGATGATGACGACGCTGTCGCTGCAGATCGTGGGCATCATCGAGCCGCTCATCCAGCACGCAGACTGGTTCTTCCCCGGAG ACATCGAGTTCAACGTGACAGGGAACTACGGCAGCCCCCTGCATGTGAACCACAATGCCAACTACAGCTCCATGCCCTCGCCGGACATGGAGCACGGCGAGCGCCGGCAGCACGAGCAGGCCCGGCGGCCCCTCAGCGTGGCCACCGACAACATGATGCTGGAGTTCTGCAAGAAGGATGG CCTTAGGAAAATCCAAAG caTGGGCGTCAGGGTGATGGACACCTCGTGGGTGACTCGCCGAGGCACCTCAGCGGGGCGCAAGGCGACCTCGGCCCCCCCGGCCGcacagcccccggccccgcccgccgaGCTCCCCCCCACGCCGCACTCGCCCATTCCCGAGCAGTCGCCGGAGATTTCAGCAACGCCCTCCCCGCCTCCCACCAGCTTCGGCTTCCCCCCGGCAGCCGAGCGGACAAG CACTTTCAAGCCCCCGGAGCTGtgcccggggccgccccccgcgcccgcccccgcggccgAGCAGAGCCCGCACTCGCTGCGCAAAG GGGCCAAGAAGCTGGCGCCCATCCCGCCCCGGGAGGCGGCCGGGGGGCAGCCGTCCCCGGCCAGCCTGTCCCCGACGCCCCCCAGCACCCCGTCCCCGTACGgcccccccggagccccccccggagcctcccccgcggccgggccgccccCGCTGCTGCCgtcccccgccgccgccgccccccgggcccGGGCCGCCCCCAAGGCGCGGCCGCGCCCCGCGCTGCCCCCCCCGCCGCAgccgcccccggccgcccccgcgcccccccagcccccggAGCCGCCCCGCCTGGACACCGCGGGCCCCGGGGACGGCGCGCTCACAG GTCTGCTCCGTTTTGAGGTCCCCTCCCTCCACGTGTCCCCGGATGCCGCCCTGTGCCGGGACCCACCCGAGGCAGCTCAGAGACTCTCGGGGCCGAGCCTGACCCAgcggcaggaggaggaggaggaggaatcgGAGAGCACAGCCCTATga